One Gloeobacter morelensis MG652769 DNA window includes the following coding sequences:
- a CDS encoding polysaccharide biosynthesis/export family protein, translating into MVKRFAAALLAGVLGGVCLAPGAVASTLSAFDRISVIVTNGEEFSSQRGGRGDEGYLVGADGNIFIYRLGSIAAAGREEVELQQEITERLREYFKVPEVTVRLIGVSPINVDVAGAVYRPGLITVKANGDTPSGASSRTVFNAIQSAGGVRPDADLSRIRLERAGQSLVLPPGQDAPVIYGDRIMIERLAAGQAPVLHVATQLTPAEITVYVSGTDARENQGPVKVKPGTTLSGALTAAGISGESYLREGRKVALIRRDPVEGKREVTAYDIARVMGGESDPPLWDGDAIAITAGPSQNTMGFLDMLSPLLNPLGFMLRAFIR; encoded by the coding sequence ATGGTCAAACGCTTTGCTGCCGCTCTGCTCGCCGGTGTGCTGGGCGGCGTCTGCCTGGCTCCCGGAGCCGTCGCAAGCACCCTCAGCGCCTTCGACCGCATCTCGGTGATCGTCACCAACGGCGAAGAATTCAGTTCCCAAAGAGGCGGCCGCGGCGATGAAGGCTACCTGGTCGGCGCCGACGGCAACATCTTTATCTACCGCCTGGGCAGCATTGCAGCTGCTGGCCGCGAGGAGGTCGAACTGCAACAGGAGATCACCGAGCGCCTGCGCGAGTACTTCAAGGTGCCCGAGGTGACCGTGCGCCTGATTGGTGTCAGCCCAATCAACGTCGATGTTGCCGGAGCCGTCTACCGACCGGGGCTGATTACCGTCAAAGCCAACGGCGACACCCCGAGCGGCGCTTCCTCGCGGACGGTCTTCAACGCCATCCAGAGCGCGGGCGGCGTGCGGCCGGACGCGGACCTGTCGCGCATCCGCCTGGAGCGCGCGGGCCAGTCGTTGGTCCTGCCCCCCGGGCAGGACGCCCCGGTGATCTACGGCGACCGCATCATGATCGAGCGGCTCGCCGCCGGTCAGGCGCCGGTCCTGCACGTCGCCACCCAACTGACCCCGGCAGAAATTACTGTCTACGTCTCCGGCACCGACGCGCGCGAAAACCAGGGACCGGTGAAGGTCAAACCCGGCACGACCCTATCGGGGGCGCTGACCGCCGCCGGCATCTCAGGAGAATCCTACCTGCGCGAGGGCCGCAAAGTGGCGCTCATCCGCCGCGACCCGGTCGAAGGCAAGCGCGAGGTGACCGCCTACGACATTGCCAGAGTGATGGGCGGTGAGAGCGACCCACCCTTGTGGGACGGCGACGCGATTGCGATCACCGCCGGTCCCTCCCAGAACACGATGGGCTTTTTGGACATGCTCAGCCCCCTGCTCAATCCTTTGGGATTCATGCTTCGCGCCTTTATCCGCTGA
- a CDS encoding sugar transferase yields MEILTRKSEVRGFALPLANKRLLDTLAALVGLVLLAPVFACIAMAIRLDSPGPVFFRQGRRGLGGRTFRVWKFRTMVIDAEAQLSRLEQFNESEGGVLFKMKDDPRVTRLGHFLRRTSLDELPQLLNVLAGEMSLVGPRPLQERDCRKAGAGFDSERLALRQSVRPGITGLWQVRGRSELNFEQMLQLDLEYIDNWCLSQDLAILWQTVVVVLAKKGAY; encoded by the coding sequence ATGGAAATTCTCACCCGCAAATCCGAGGTGCGCGGCTTTGCTCTCCCGCTGGCGAACAAGCGCCTTCTCGATACGTTGGCGGCCCTGGTGGGCCTGGTGTTGCTGGCGCCGGTGTTTGCCTGCATCGCCATGGCCATTCGTCTCGATTCGCCCGGTCCGGTATTTTTCCGCCAGGGGCGTCGAGGCCTCGGTGGCCGGACCTTTCGCGTCTGGAAGTTCCGGACGATGGTTATCGATGCGGAGGCCCAACTGAGTCGATTAGAGCAGTTCAACGAATCGGAAGGCGGGGTGCTTTTCAAGATGAAAGACGACCCGCGCGTCACCCGTCTGGGCCATTTCCTGCGGCGCACCAGCCTTGACGAGTTGCCGCAACTGCTCAATGTGCTGGCAGGCGAGATGAGCCTGGTGGGACCGCGGCCGCTGCAGGAGCGCGACTGCCGCAAAGCCGGCGCCGGTTTTGACAGCGAGCGCCTCGCTTTGCGCCAATCGGTCCGGCCGGGCATCACCGGCTTGTGGCAGGTACGCGGCCGCAGTGAGCTGAACTTTGAGCAGATGTTGCAACTGGATCTCGAATATATCGACAACTGGTGCCTCAGCCAGGATCTGGCAATTCTCTGGCAAACCGTCGTCGTGGTGTTGGCTAAAAAAGGCGCCTACTAG
- a CDS encoding transposase, whose protein sequence is METQAYLFDLSEYQWQLIASCIPPARFGGRPRSADTRAVVSAIFYKEMTGCPWRQLPADLPPWPTVYAYFRQWQDSGVWRRICGVLDTSFVRESSAA, encoded by the coding sequence ATGGAAACCCAAGCGTACCTTTTTGATCTGTCGGAATATCAGTGGCAGTTGATTGCGTCGTGCATTCCGCCTGCCAGGTTCGGCGGAAGGCCGCGCTCCGCCGACACCCGCGCCGTTGTGAGCGCCATCTTTTACAAAGAGATGACGGGCTGCCCCTGGCGGCAACTGCCGGCCGATCTGCCGCCGTGGCCCACGGTGTATGCGTATTTTCGCCAATGGCAGGACAGCGGTGTCTGGCGGCGCATCTGCGGTGTGCTCGACACAAGCTTTGTGCGGGAAAGCTCCGCAGCGTAG
- a CDS encoding PAS domain-containing protein: MNDVQPGDWRTRYLLECIPQMSWMAGADGCFECGNGRCLEFTGLNLEQLRGSGWRSVVHPEDLGRWMVHWQAAVRLGEPYRLDYRLRRRDGVYRWHLLLAQPVYDGDGLVIRWFGTCTDIHRYKLLELSVREREIGPGPSDDPA; this comes from the coding sequence ATGAACGACGTGCAACCCGGCGATTGGCGCACCCGCTATCTGCTCGAATGCATTCCGCAGATGAGCTGGATGGCGGGTGCGGACGGCTGCTTCGAGTGCGGCAACGGCCGCTGCTTGGAGTTTACCGGTCTGAACTTGGAACAGCTGCGGGGCTCGGGCTGGCGCTCGGTGGTGCACCCGGAGGATCTGGGCCGATGGATGGTGCATTGGCAAGCCGCGGTGCGGCTCGGCGAACCTTACCGGTTGGACTACCGCCTCAGGCGCCGCGACGGTGTTTACCGCTGGCATCTGCTGCTGGCGCAACCGGTCTACGACGGCGACGGCCTGGTAATTCGCTGGTTCGGCACCTGCACCGATATCCACCGCTACAAACTTCTCGAATTGTCGGTGCGCGAGCGCGAAATTGGGCCTGGGCCTTCTGACGACCCTGCCTGA
- a CDS encoding UDP-glucose dehydrogenase family protein, translated as MKVGVIGTGYVGLVTGACLATIGHTVVCMDNNEAKIQRLRQGVMPIYEPGLEELVAAAAAAGRLVFTTEMAETVRPSDVVFITVGTPSRPDGSPDLSAVRAVARAIGSHLDGRFRVIVNKSTVPVGSGNWVRMLVEDGANLAAAQSRSSHHTGNGVAVLAPAEEPNFSVASNPEFLREGSAVWDTFNPDRIVIGAEDVKAIAVMRKLYAYWLAPEQADRELVPMVVTDLASAEMIKYAANAFLATKISFINEIANICERVGADVTRIAEAIGLDKRIGRSFLNAGAGWGGSCFPKDVSALVSTAAEYGHECQLLKATLSVNDHQRQVVIEKLQRELRILKGRTVALWGLAFKPHTDDIRCAPALAVAEHLLNLGCRVVAHDPVVTAHQVQGQLPDLQVAAGAVEAVQGADALLVMTEWPEYTQVNLGVVAAALRQPIVIDARNCLDPQQVVQAGMRYSGIGR; from the coding sequence ATGAAAGTAGGGGTTATCGGCACCGGTTACGTCGGCCTGGTCACAGGCGCCTGCCTGGCCACCATCGGCCACACCGTCGTCTGCATGGACAACAACGAAGCGAAAATCCAGCGGTTGCGCCAGGGCGTCATGCCGATTTACGAACCTGGGCTCGAAGAATTGGTCGCCGCCGCCGCCGCCGCAGGCCGACTGGTCTTCACCACCGAGATGGCCGAGACCGTCCGCCCGAGCGACGTCGTCTTCATCACCGTCGGTACTCCCTCGCGGCCCGATGGTTCGCCGGATCTTTCGGCCGTGCGCGCTGTGGCGCGCGCGATTGGCTCTCACCTGGACGGACGCTTTCGGGTGATTGTGAACAAGTCGACCGTACCGGTGGGTTCGGGCAACTGGGTGCGCATGCTCGTCGAAGACGGCGCGAACCTCGCCGCTGCCCAGAGCAGAAGCAGCCACCACACAGGCAACGGGGTGGCGGTGCTCGCCCCCGCGGAGGAGCCGAACTTTAGTGTGGCGAGCAATCCCGAATTTTTGCGCGAGGGCAGCGCCGTCTGGGATACCTTCAACCCCGACCGCATCGTCATCGGTGCGGAAGATGTCAAAGCGATCGCCGTCATGCGTAAGCTCTACGCTTACTGGCTTGCCCCCGAGCAAGCCGATCGCGAGCTGGTGCCGATGGTGGTGACGGACTTGGCCTCAGCAGAGATGATCAAGTACGCCGCCAACGCCTTTCTGGCCACCAAAATCAGCTTCATCAACGAAATCGCCAACATCTGCGAACGGGTCGGTGCCGATGTCACCCGCATTGCTGAAGCGATCGGTCTCGATAAGCGCATCGGCCGCTCATTTCTCAATGCCGGGGCGGGCTGGGGCGGCTCGTGCTTTCCCAAGGATGTCTCGGCTCTGGTCTCCACCGCCGCCGAGTACGGCCACGAGTGCCAGTTGCTCAAGGCGACCCTGTCGGTCAACGATCACCAGCGCCAAGTGGTGATCGAGAAATTGCAGCGGGAACTGCGCATCCTCAAAGGCCGCACCGTGGCGCTGTGGGGACTGGCTTTCAAGCCGCACACCGACGACATCCGCTGTGCTCCGGCTCTGGCGGTGGCGGAGCATTTGCTCAATCTCGGTTGCCGGGTGGTGGCCCACGACCCGGTGGTGACGGCTCATCAGGTGCAGGGGCAATTGCCGGACTTGCAGGTGGCGGCCGGTGCGGTGGAGGCGGTGCAGGGAGCCGACGCGCTGTTGGTGATGACCGAGTGGCCCGAGTATACGCAGGTAAATCTGGGGGTGGTGGCTGCGGCTTTGCGCCAGCCCATCGTCATCGACGCGCGCAACTGCCTCGATCCGCAGCAGGTGGTACAGGCGGGTATGCGCTACTCGGGCATTGGTCGCTAG
- a CDS encoding arginase family protein codes for MVQASAARRAKVVLIPVVSEGGPEAARGIQAVLEASLAIEAFDEELRADPFAVGIDAMRAFWDEPPFANAEQAVGLVLDHRQFALVLVGEHTLSLGAVRAAWKRHRDLAVVQVAAHAQLRSEVEGDPYGPWCLAARLGDWGLPVVQVGVRSLSRAEWDWYEAQGQDRHRIFWSRQFRAHCPDAQSWDVPEVLAAIEPERPLYVSIDIGGLDAPMAAMAEHPEPGGLGWFALLRLLRALFERHAVVACDLSGFGAEASPAASAPLARLLHKIVGYKFYGGGR; via the coding sequence ATGGTCCAGGCGAGTGCCGCGCGCCGGGCGAAAGTAGTGTTGATCCCGGTGGTTTCTGAGGGAGGGCCGGAGGCGGCCCGGGGTATCCAGGCTGTGCTGGAGGCCAGCCTGGCCATTGAAGCATTCGATGAAGAACTGCGCGCCGATCCGTTCGCAGTCGGCATCGATGCGATGCGCGCCTTTTGGGACGAGCCGCCCTTTGCCAATGCCGAGCAGGCGGTCGGCCTTGTGCTCGATCACCGACAGTTTGCCCTGGTGCTGGTGGGGGAGCACACCCTCAGCCTCGGAGCGGTGCGGGCCGCCTGGAAGCGCCACCGCGATCTGGCCGTGGTGCAGGTGGCCGCCCACGCCCAACTGCGCAGCGAGGTCGAAGGCGATCCCTACGGCCCCTGGTGCCTGGCGGCCCGACTCGGGGACTGGGGGTTGCCGGTGGTGCAGGTGGGGGTCCGCTCCCTCAGCCGTGCCGAATGGGATTGGTACGAAGCCCAGGGCCAGGATCGCCACCGTATCTTCTGGTCCCGGCAATTTCGTGCCCACTGCCCGGACGCCCAAAGTTGGGATGTGCCCGAGGTGCTCGCAGCAATTGAACCCGAACGTCCGCTTTACGTGAGTATCGACATCGGCGGCCTCGACGCTCCGATGGCGGCGATGGCCGAGCATCCTGAGCCCGGCGGGCTGGGCTGGTTTGCGCTGCTGCGACTTTTGCGCGCGCTTTTCGAGCGCCACGCAGTGGTGGCCTGCGACCTGAGCGGCTTTGGCGCCGAGGCTTCCCCGGCCGCCAGTGCCCCCCTCGCCCGTCTGTTGCACAAGATCGTCGGCTACAAGTTCTACGGCGGCGGGCGCTAA
- a CDS encoding glycosyltransferase family 2 protein: MTIFRQAHFPAAHRPPSSSDEPLVSVLICNYNYGRFVGEAIGSVLEQTYRNIELIVVDDGSTDDSRQVIGAYSDRLRAIFQQNGGQGAAFNSGLAEAHGEIICFLDADDYFHREKVARVVRAFAEHPEWVQLAHNWISVDIDGRPMGRNPVRRFTRGDIRTLLLRWGRYGWGITSGLSYRRVVLERVLPIPKRPRAADTYLTATVPFYGQVGGIADQLMYYRVHGKNRRARSDNLPYLLQQREDTCVCINTAARDSGLAERFDIRCDGDYRGFKALESGGGSWSDAFGICWLSLREFAALRRKPAEALARLAQRLGCVLLPPEQARALLRLGLQGYVRSRLLGAQAPSGKSS, encoded by the coding sequence ATGACGATATTTAGGCAAGCGCACTTTCCGGCGGCTCATCGGCCACCTTCCAGTAGCGACGAACCGCTGGTCAGCGTGCTCATCTGCAATTACAACTACGGCCGCTTCGTCGGTGAAGCGATCGGCAGTGTCCTGGAGCAGACCTATCGCAATATTGAACTTATCGTGGTGGACGATGGTTCCACCGACGACTCCCGCCAAGTCATCGGTGCGTACAGCGACAGGCTGAGGGCCATCTTTCAGCAAAACGGCGGCCAGGGCGCAGCCTTCAACAGCGGCCTGGCCGAGGCCCACGGCGAGATTATCTGTTTTTTGGACGCGGACGATTACTTTCACCGCGAAAAAGTCGCCCGGGTGGTGCGGGCTTTTGCTGAGCACCCCGAATGGGTGCAGTTGGCCCACAACTGGATATCCGTCGACATCGACGGCCGGCCGATGGGCCGCAACCCGGTGCGGCGCTTCACCCGCGGCGATATCCGCACGCTATTGTTGCGCTGGGGTCGCTACGGTTGGGGGATCACCTCCGGCCTGAGCTACCGGCGCGTGGTGCTCGAGCGGGTGCTGCCCATTCCCAAGCGTCCGCGCGCTGCAGATACCTATCTGACAGCGACGGTGCCTTTTTATGGCCAGGTGGGTGGGATCGCCGACCAGCTGATGTACTACCGGGTGCACGGCAAGAACCGGCGCGCCCGCAGCGACAACCTGCCCTACTTACTCCAGCAGCGCGAGGACACCTGCGTCTGCATCAACACCGCCGCCCGCGACTCGGGGCTGGCAGAGCGCTTCGACATCCGCTGCGATGGAGATTATCGGGGCTTCAAGGCCCTCGAAAGCGGCGGCGGCTCCTGGAGCGATGCCTTCGGAATTTGCTGGTTGTCGCTGCGGGAATTTGCCGCACTGCGGCGCAAGCCGGCCGAAGCACTCGCCAGACTCGCCCAGCGCCTCGGTTGTGTGCTGTTGCCGCCCGAGCAGGCCCGGGCGCTGTTGCGCCTCGGGTTGCAGGGCTATGTGCGCTCGCGGCTACTCGGTGCACAGGCGCCTTCAGGAAAAAGCTCCTGA
- a CDS encoding dicarboxylate/amino acid:cation symporter yields the protein MSRAAGMPLHTRIFIGLAVGLVLGLLCNILLPGDERVQWVVANVAYPAGQVFLRSIFMIVIPLIFTAIVLGVADLGDIKKIGRIGLKTLLFTVVITSISVLIGLTLVNTVKPGVGLSEQSRTALISALGSNEKVSGIVTSAGEAKTPIQTLVEIIPRNPLADAVYAFDPEYRGGGLLSVMFFSVVFGVALAVSDPRRTAPLVQGLQGLYDVIMKIIEFAMNLAPYGVAALIFTTASQLGFEVILVLLKYVLVVIAALAIHQFVTYGLIVRFFARLNPIKFFQSIREVMLTAFSTSSSNATLPTAIRVSSNELKLNRDIANFVLTVGSTANQNGTALYEGITVLFLAQFYGVELTIAQQLTVVLLSILAGVGTAGVPGGSLPLVVLVLQTVGVPAEGIGIILGVDRILDMCRTVVNVTGDITLAACVDASENMASAKDTGVA from the coding sequence ATGAGCCGCGCTGCCGGAATGCCTCTACACACCCGTATATTCATCGGCCTGGCCGTCGGGCTGGTCCTGGGACTGTTGTGCAACATTTTATTGCCTGGCGATGAACGGGTCCAGTGGGTAGTGGCCAACGTCGCCTACCCGGCGGGCCAGGTATTCCTGCGTTCGATCTTTATGATCGTTATTCCCCTCATCTTCACAGCCATCGTGCTGGGGGTGGCGGACCTGGGCGACATCAAAAAAATCGGCCGCATTGGCCTCAAGACCCTGCTGTTTACGGTGGTGATTACCAGCATCTCGGTGCTCATCGGCCTGACGCTGGTCAATACCGTCAAGCCGGGGGTGGGCCTTTCTGAACAGAGCCGTACCGCCCTCATCAGTGCCCTCGGCAGCAACGAGAAAGTTTCGGGAATCGTCACTTCTGCAGGCGAAGCGAAGACACCGATCCAGACGCTGGTCGAAATCATCCCCCGCAACCCGCTTGCCGATGCAGTCTACGCCTTTGATCCCGAATACCGCGGCGGCGGGTTACTGTCGGTGATGTTCTTTTCGGTAGTCTTCGGTGTGGCGCTCGCAGTGAGCGATCCCCGGCGCACTGCCCCCCTGGTGCAAGGGTTGCAGGGGCTCTACGACGTGATCATGAAGATTATCGAATTTGCCATGAACCTGGCACCCTACGGTGTGGCGGCCCTGATCTTCACGACGGCGTCCCAGCTCGGTTTTGAAGTCATCCTGGTGCTGCTCAAGTATGTGCTGGTAGTAATAGCCGCCCTTGCCATCCACCAGTTTGTCACCTACGGTCTTATTGTTCGTTTTTTCGCTCGCCTCAATCCGATCAAATTCTTTCAAAGCATTCGCGAGGTGATGCTGACGGCTTTCTCCACCAGCTCCTCCAATGCCACGCTGCCCACGGCTATCCGCGTCAGTTCCAACGAACTCAAACTCAACCGCGATATTGCCAATTTTGTGCTGACCGTCGGCTCAACCGCTAACCAAAATGGTACAGCTCTCTACGAAGGAATCACGGTTCTGTTTCTCGCCCAGTTCTACGGTGTGGAATTGACTATTGCCCAGCAGTTGACCGTCGTGCTGCTGTCCATCCTGGCCGGAGTGGGCACGGCGGGCGTCCCCGGCGGCTCGCTGCCCCTGGTGGTCCTGGTGCTGCAGACGGTGGGAGTGCCCGCCGAAGGCATCGGCATTATTCTGGGGGTGGACCGCATTCTCGACATGTGCAGAACCGTGGTCAACGTCACCGGCGACATTACCCTGGCCGCCTGTGTCGATGCCAGTGAGAACATGGCCTCCGCCAAAGATACCGGTGTGGCCTGA
- a CDS encoding GumC family protein produces the protein MHVIQVLKRHWRPLLVLNGLVLAATIGVACYYPRTWTATTQIILPSTNKNAEISLGELGEVRETGTSFSSEVNALKVQSAILTSSEVLSKAWQADPQREKYPQLGSYEKLFKAVPQSQTTILAVEAKGNAPEVAAARADLLVRSYMTRVEELRTAYAASRDDLSHKELERARRELTQAEGALARFKRSTGLVNTDQQTGGLVTVISSLTTSQAQAVAEGTADKARAQMLAARLGMDAPQAMRALRLGESKEYQAMRLKLSSLDTALAEARGLYTEKHARVQSLLVQREELQRALRALLAKVVPGSRTERALEDSLGGGGGNRDSRIDLILSLLEAERAAEARARQSAELGRTIERATERLSAISTRQATLLDLQRRYELAEAAYKAIVVQMQQARLSAFNAFPDVEVLDKAYSDPKETNPRTLLIALGGLVAAAFGSLGLILRQEAVNPLLGPKDLQSVELPVLARLPRTKGLLPSGDPPRLESQQLASTVSLMDLPNRRLMITSSTAGEGKTTLTLGLANALREMGFRVLLVDADFRQASLSRLLGHGPRAEGARAEPVSVTTDLDLVPALALEDTSTAFFVQGGFERHLDDVQTDGYDYVLVDSPPISLTSEAALMIPAVRNVLFVVRPGVSGRDAVSESLDRLVRHNARLVGLVVNDVTTRQEGYRYSYGRYGRQSLEVVT, from the coding sequence ATGCACGTAATTCAGGTTCTCAAGCGGCACTGGCGGCCGTTGCTGGTGCTCAACGGCCTGGTGCTGGCAGCCACGATCGGGGTGGCCTGCTACTACCCGCGCACCTGGACGGCCACCACCCAGATTATTCTTCCCAGCACCAACAAAAATGCCGAGATCAGTCTGGGGGAGCTAGGCGAAGTGCGCGAGACCGGCACATCGTTTTCGAGTGAAGTGAACGCCCTCAAGGTGCAATCGGCGATTCTGACCAGCAGCGAGGTCCTCTCCAAAGCCTGGCAGGCCGACCCGCAGCGCGAGAAATATCCGCAACTGGGTAGCTATGAAAAGCTGTTCAAAGCCGTTCCCCAGAGCCAGACGACGATCCTGGCGGTAGAAGCCAAAGGCAATGCCCCCGAGGTTGCCGCAGCGCGAGCGGACCTGTTGGTGCGCTCCTATATGACGCGAGTGGAAGAGTTGCGCACAGCCTACGCCGCTTCGCGCGACGACCTCTCGCACAAAGAACTCGAACGCGCCCGCCGCGAACTGACCCAGGCGGAAGGTGCGTTGGCGCGCTTCAAACGTTCGACCGGCCTGGTCAATACCGATCAGCAGACCGGGGGGCTGGTGACGGTGATCAGCTCGCTGACCACCAGCCAGGCCCAGGCCGTCGCCGAGGGCACTGCGGATAAAGCGCGCGCCCAGATGCTCGCCGCCCGCCTGGGCATGGACGCCCCCCAGGCAATGCGCGCCCTGCGGCTGGGGGAGAGCAAAGAGTACCAGGCGATGCGCCTGAAACTCAGCTCCCTCGATACCGCCCTGGCGGAAGCCAGGGGGCTTTACACCGAAAAACACGCCCGGGTGCAGTCGCTGCTGGTGCAGCGCGAAGAACTGCAGCGCGCGCTGCGCGCGCTGTTGGCCAAAGTCGTTCCCGGCAGCCGCACCGAGCGCGCCCTCGAAGATTCGCTGGGCGGTGGCGGTGGCAACCGCGACAGCCGCATCGACTTGATCTTGTCGCTGCTTGAGGCCGAGCGCGCCGCCGAAGCCCGGGCGCGCCAGAGCGCCGAGTTGGGCCGCACCATCGAGCGGGCCACCGAGCGGCTGAGCGCCATCTCGACCCGCCAGGCGACCTTGCTGGATCTGCAGCGGCGCTACGAGCTGGCGGAGGCGGCCTACAAAGCGATCGTCGTTCAGATGCAGCAGGCCCGGCTCAGCGCATTTAACGCATTTCCGGATGTGGAGGTGCTCGACAAAGCCTACTCCGATCCCAAAGAAACCAATCCGCGGACGCTGCTCATCGCCCTGGGCGGGCTGGTCGCCGCCGCCTTCGGCAGCCTGGGGCTGATTTTGCGCCAAGAAGCGGTGAACCCGCTCCTTGGCCCCAAAGATTTACAAAGTGTCGAATTGCCGGTGCTCGCGCGCCTGCCCCGCACCAAGGGCTTGTTGCCGTCGGGCGATCCGCCCCGGCTCGAATCACAGCAGCTTGCCTCCACCGTCAGCCTGATGGATCTGCCCAATCGCCGATTGATGATCACCAGTTCCACCGCCGGCGAAGGCAAAACGACCCTCACCCTCGGGCTGGCAAATGCCCTGCGGGAGATGGGTTTTCGGGTGCTGCTCGTCGATGCCGATTTCCGCCAGGCGAGCCTCAGCCGCCTGCTGGGCCATGGTCCCCGGGCAGAAGGTGCCCGGGCGGAGCCTGTTTCGGTCACGACCGATCTCGATCTGGTCCCGGCGCTCGCCCTCGAGGACACCTCGACCGCCTTTTTCGTGCAGGGTGGATTTGAACGCCACCTCGACGATGTGCAGACCGACGGCTACGACTATGTGCTGGTGGATAGCCCACCCATCAGCCTGACCAGTGAAGCGGCCTTGATGATCCCGGCGGTGCGCAATGTGTTGTTTGTCGTCCGCCCCGGGGTGAGCGGTCGCGACGCGGTCAGTGAGAGCCTCGATCGCCTCGTCCGCCACAATGCTCGTCTGGTGGGGCTGGTGGTCAACGACGTGACGACCCGCCAGGAGGGCTACCGCTACAGCTACGGGCGCTATGGGCGGCAGAGCCTCGAGGTGGTCACATGA
- the cobS gene encoding adenosylcobinamide-GDP ribazoletransferase has protein sequence MRDWLAALLFYTALPLPLGSVSFDRIARWLPAVGLVVGGLNAGVYALLLALGFAAHLAALLAVVAGLWITGGLHLDGLIDTADGWAAGPERRLAAMADSAVGAFGVMAAIALLATKTFALAELAGAAAPPALVLAAVTARWGQLVAIGWFPYLKSEGKGKFLKDNTHWPADGWFGSVWWLASLIALGSAYPAVALAAGIGGALGALLSGALVARRFGGHTGDTYGAVIEVGEAMALVLATLV, from the coding sequence ATGCGCGACTGGCTTGCCGCTTTGTTGTTCTATACCGCTTTGCCATTGCCCCTGGGCTCTGTGTCTTTCGATCGCATCGCCCGCTGGCTGCCGGCGGTGGGCCTGGTGGTGGGTGGCCTGAACGCCGGGGTGTACGCGCTGCTGTTGGCGCTGGGGTTTGCAGCCCACCTGGCTGCACTGCTGGCGGTCGTGGCGGGGTTGTGGATCACCGGCGGGCTGCACCTCGACGGGCTCATCGACACCGCCGACGGTTGGGCCGCAGGCCCCGAGCGGCGTCTTGCCGCTATGGCCGACAGCGCCGTGGGTGCCTTCGGGGTGATGGCCGCCATTGCCCTGTTGGCCACCAAGACCTTTGCCCTGGCCGAACTGGCCGGTGCTGCCGCCCCCCCGGCCCTGGTGCTCGCGGCGGTCACCGCCCGCTGGGGACAACTGGTCGCCATCGGCTGGTTTCCCTATCTCAAAAGCGAAGGCAAGGGCAAGTTCTTGAAGGACAACACCCACTGGCCCGCCGACGGCTGGTTCGGTAGTGTCTGGTGGCTGGCGAGTCTGATCGCCCTGGGGAGCGCGTACCCGGCGGTGGCCCTTGCCGCCGGGATTGGAGGAGCACTCGGCGCCCTACTGAGCGGTGCGCTCGTCGCCCGCCGCTTCGGAGGCCACACCGGCGACACCTACGGAGCGGTGATCGAAGTGGGCGAGGCGATGGCACTGGTGCTTGCCACCCTCGTCTAA